A genomic window from Streptomyces mirabilis includes:
- a CDS encoding class I adenylate-forming enzyme family protein, which yields MRQTVREFYERAERADFTAVVDDHGRHTARDLLDRAAELAEAMTPDGTPGGTVLLQADNSWRTVAATLAAGMTGGVLALVNRHTTRAEFAAALEDIRPDAVIAEPSALDEWHAPGSGTPPLPGARPAEALDGWTVLAGRGPRDVSRWSGGTLIGLTSGSTGRPKGVVQSESALRYACTCTIDVNGLRDGDAVAAVVPLSSTAAYCFGVCLALMLGGPLVLSGRWDREQALARMAAHDVRWTMCVPTMALQMGSAAAGSRVLDGVRSITVGGGPMDRGALARAERSLGTRILRVFGMSECLGHTSPRPDDPEEIRLGRDGRPFPGTELRAVDADGTALGPGRTGRAQVQGPSLFLGYAHDGKVESPVLTPDGFFPTGDLLMTGDDGTVTVMGREKDVIIRGGRNLDVTEIERAVASHPGVARVCVAPVPDPLLGERAAVLVVAEAEGEAGTHGEGDGIGGGAGVGLDEITEHLERTGLSKAKWPEFAFFVSELPQTTVGKLDRSAARRLAHELHARLDAHQEPHRLTDREPHRRADQERHGRPDQEQHGQPDHEQHRQGDA from the coding sequence ATGCGACAGACAGTACGGGAGTTCTACGAGCGGGCCGAGCGCGCCGACTTCACGGCCGTCGTCGACGACCACGGCCGGCACACCGCGCGCGACCTCCTGGACCGCGCGGCCGAGCTGGCCGAGGCGATGACACCGGACGGCACGCCGGGCGGGACGGTGCTGCTGCAGGCCGACAACTCGTGGCGCACCGTCGCGGCGACCCTCGCCGCCGGGATGACCGGCGGGGTCCTGGCCCTCGTCAACCGGCACACGACGCGGGCGGAGTTCGCCGCCGCCCTGGAGGACATCCGTCCGGACGCGGTGATCGCCGAGCCCTCCGCCCTCGACGAGTGGCACGCGCCGGGCAGCGGCACCCCGCCCCTGCCCGGCGCACGGCCCGCCGAGGCGCTGGACGGCTGGACGGTCCTCGCGGGCCGCGGCCCGCGAGACGTCTCCCGCTGGTCGGGCGGCACCCTCATCGGCCTCACCTCCGGCTCCACCGGACGGCCCAAGGGGGTCGTCCAGTCCGAGAGCGCGCTGCGGTACGCGTGCACGTGCACCATCGATGTCAACGGGCTGCGCGACGGGGACGCGGTGGCCGCCGTCGTCCCGCTCTCCTCGACCGCCGCCTACTGTTTCGGGGTCTGCCTCGCCCTCATGCTCGGCGGACCGCTCGTGCTGAGCGGCCGCTGGGACCGCGAACAGGCGCTCGCGCGGATGGCCGCCCACGACGTCCGGTGGACCATGTGCGTCCCGACGATGGCCCTCCAGATGGGCTCCGCGGCGGCCGGATCACGCGTCCTCGACGGGGTCCGCTCGATCACTGTCGGCGGCGGCCCCATGGACCGCGGGGCTCTCGCCCGCGCCGAACGTTCCCTCGGCACCCGGATCCTGCGGGTCTTCGGCATGTCCGAGTGTCTCGGGCACACCTCGCCGCGGCCCGACGACCCCGAGGAGATCCGGCTGGGCCGCGACGGCCGCCCGTTCCCCGGCACCGAACTGCGCGCCGTGGACGCCGACGGCACCGCCCTGGGGCCGGGCCGGACCGGGCGCGCCCAGGTCCAGGGGCCCTCGCTCTTCCTCGGTTACGCCCACGACGGCAAGGTCGAGTCGCCGGTCCTGACCCCGGACGGCTTCTTCCCCACCGGTGATCTGCTCATGACCGGCGACGACGGCACGGTCACCGTGATGGGCCGGGAGAAGGACGTCATCATCCGCGGCGGCCGCAATCTCGACGTCACGGAGATCGAGCGTGCCGTCGCCAGCCATCCGGGAGTCGCCCGGGTCTGCGTGGCACCCGTACCGGACCCGCTGCTCGGCGAACGTGCCGCCGTTCTCGTCGTGGCGGAGGCGGAGGGGGAGGCGGGGACGCACGGAGAGGGAGACGGCATCGGAGGCGGCGCCGGCGTCGGACTGGACGAGATCACCGAACACCTCGAGCGCACCGGCCTGTCCAAGGCCAAGTGGCCCGAATTCGCCTTCTTCGTCAGCGAGTTGCCGCAGACCACCGTCGGCAAGCTCGACCGGTCCGCAGCCCGCAGACTCGCCCACGAACTGCACGCGCGGCTCGACGCGCATCAGGAACCACACCGACTCACGGATCGCGAACCACATCGGCGAGCGGATCAGGAACGGCACGGACGACCGGATCAGGAACAGCACGGACAACCGGATCACGAACAGCACCGGCAAGGAGATGCATGA
- a CDS encoding MBL fold metallo-hydrolase, whose amino-acid sequence MTTPTAHTARFDRGRWADAGAETVRAGVHRIPLPLPDDGLRAVNVYALEGLTEGLVLIDGGWSIPESRKALEDALATIGHDLGEISDVLVTHIHRDHYTQAVELRRLLGSRVHLGSGERRSLELLGETGTDRPSGSLHTLRRAGAHELAERVAAMDHGGFDPSVWEAPDRWLEDEELRFTDTRLRVVPTPGHTRGHVVYLDEARGLLFSGDHVLPHITPSIGFELGPTALPLGDYLDSLRLLTTLADARLLPAHGPVGPSVHTRVGELLDHHDDRLAQALAVLGDRTLTAYTVAQELGWTRRQLPFADLGAFNQMLAVNETAAHLDVLVARGRVARTETEGVLRYTAAVMS is encoded by the coding sequence ATGACCACCCCCACGGCTCACACCGCCCGCTTCGACCGAGGCCGCTGGGCGGACGCCGGAGCCGAGACCGTACGAGCCGGCGTTCACCGCATCCCGCTTCCGCTGCCGGACGACGGGCTGCGGGCCGTCAACGTGTACGCGCTGGAAGGGCTGACGGAGGGGCTGGTCCTGATCGACGGGGGATGGTCGATCCCCGAGTCCCGCAAGGCGCTGGAGGACGCGCTGGCCACCATCGGCCACGACCTCGGCGAGATCAGCGATGTCCTGGTCACCCACATCCACCGGGACCACTACACCCAGGCCGTCGAACTGCGCAGGCTGCTCGGCTCCCGGGTCCACCTCGGCTCGGGCGAGCGACGCAGCCTGGAACTGCTCGGAGAGACGGGCACGGACCGGCCGTCCGGCTCGCTGCACACGCTGCGCCGGGCCGGGGCCCACGAACTCGCCGAGCGGGTGGCCGCGATGGACCACGGCGGCTTCGACCCGAGCGTGTGGGAGGCTCCGGACCGCTGGCTGGAGGACGAGGAACTCCGCTTCACCGACACGCGGTTGCGGGTCGTCCCGACGCCGGGACACACCCGGGGACATGTCGTCTACCTCGACGAGGCGCGCGGGCTGCTCTTCTCCGGGGACCACGTGCTGCCGCACATCACCCCGTCCATCGGCTTCGAACTCGGCCCCACCGCACTGCCGTTGGGCGACTACCTCGACTCGCTGCGCCTCCTGACCACCCTCGCCGACGCCCGGCTCCTGCCCGCCCACGGCCCGGTCGGCCCCAGCGTCCACACGCGCGTCGGTGAGCTGCTCGACCACCACGACGACCGACTCGCCCAGGCCCTGGCCGTCCTCGGCGACCGCACGCTCACGGCCTACACGGTGGCCCAGGAGCTGGGGTGGACCCGGCGGCAGCTGCCCTTCGCGGACCTCGGCGCCTTCAACCAGATGCTCGCCGTGAACGAGACGGCCGCACACCTGGACGTTCTGGTGGCCCGCGGCCGGGTCGCGCGCACGGAGACCGAGGGCGTCCTGCGCTACACCGCCGCCGTGATGTCGTAG
- a CDS encoding glucose 1-dehydrogenase, with the protein MEARLAGRVALVTGATGGIGEAVVRRLAAEGAAVVVTDLDADRCEKLAEEVGGGALGLALNVSDESAWQEVVARATAALGGLAVLVNNAGIAAMGTVETETKETWDQVLAVTQTGVWLGMKHGGAAIERSGGGSVVNVASIFGTVGGFGAQFSYHAAKGAVRLMTKNAALHWARRGVRVNSLHPGFIETPRSRELWRGTPRLTAMLDGTPLGRLGTPDEVAAAVAFLASDDASFMTGSELYVDGGWTAR; encoded by the coding sequence ATGGAAGCGAGACTGGCCGGGAGGGTGGCGCTGGTGACCGGCGCCACCGGAGGCATCGGCGAGGCGGTCGTCCGGCGACTCGCGGCCGAGGGCGCCGCGGTCGTGGTGACCGATCTGGACGCCGACCGATGCGAGAAGCTCGCCGAGGAGGTCGGGGGCGGCGCCCTGGGCCTTGCTCTGAACGTCTCGGACGAGTCGGCCTGGCAGGAGGTCGTCGCCAGGGCGACGGCCGCGCTCGGCGGGCTGGCCGTACTGGTCAACAACGCGGGGATCGCCGCGATGGGCACCGTGGAGACGGAGACCAAGGAGACCTGGGACCAGGTGCTCGCGGTCACCCAGACCGGCGTCTGGCTCGGTATGAAGCACGGCGGCGCGGCCATCGAGCGCTCCGGGGGCGGCTCCGTCGTCAACGTCGCGTCGATCTTCGGCACGGTGGGCGGGTTCGGCGCCCAGTTCTCGTACCACGCGGCCAAGGGCGCGGTCCGTCTGATGACCAAGAACGCCGCGCTGCACTGGGCGCGGCGGGGCGTGCGTGTCAACTCGCTGCACCCCGGCTTCATCGAGACGCCCCGCTCCCGTGAACTGTGGCGCGGTACGCCCCGGTTGACCGCGATGCTCGACGGCACCCCGCTCGGCCGGCTCGGCACACCCGACGAGGTGGCGGCCGCGGTCGCGTTCCTCGCCTCCGACGACGCGAGCTTCATGACGGGTTCGGAGCTGTACGTCGACGGAGGCTGGACGGCGCGCTGA
- a CDS encoding SDR family NAD(P)-dependent oxidoreductase, producing the protein MIVCDLRVRDDIETRAAERFDGLDVLVNNAGVIESTVTTDHDRAVDSLSEEVWDAVYEVNLKAAWLTTKFAAPYLRRSPHGPAIVNAASVSGLVGFPDSPAYGVTKAAVIHLTKVTAVDLAPVRRNCFCPGVIDTPLARSLTAPQWVDRLGRPEEVARLACFLASDSAAFITGAAYVIDGGALAWRGVKG; encoded by the coding sequence GTGATCGTCTGCGATCTGCGGGTCCGCGACGACATCGAGACGCGTGCGGCGGAGCGGTTCGACGGACTGGACGTGCTGGTCAACAACGCCGGGGTGATCGAGAGCACGGTCACGACGGACCACGACCGCGCCGTCGACTCGCTCTCCGAGGAGGTCTGGGACGCGGTCTACGAGGTCAATCTCAAGGCCGCGTGGCTGACGACCAAGTTCGCGGCGCCGTATCTGCGCCGCTCACCGCACGGCCCCGCCATCGTCAACGCCGCGTCCGTCTCGGGCCTCGTCGGCTTCCCCGACTCCCCCGCCTACGGGGTCACCAAGGCCGCGGTCATCCATCTCACCAAGGTCACCGCCGTCGATCTCGCCCCGGTGCGCCGCAACTGCTTCTGCCCCGGAGTGATCGACACGCCTCTGGCACGGAGTTTGACCGCACCGCAGTGGGTGGACCGGCTGGGGCGCCCGGAGGAGGTGGCGCGGCTGGCCTGCTTCCTGGCGTCCGACAGCGCGGCGTTCATCACGGGTGCCGCGTACGTGATCGACGGCGGCGCGCTCGCCTGGCGCGGCGTCAAGGGCTGA
- a CDS encoding amidohydrolase family protein, protein MERDRSSEAFPTSRPSPLSPRSLLSRPSRRQLLAAAGVAGVVGVSSTARSAVPAAASGRAALSLSFSEATNGAATLSPAGDGLIVEIQHVLWSLPRTGGRAVPLTPAGLEPDRPTHSPDGQLIAFCAYQGGGYHLWTMRPDGSDVRQRTDGPWDDRAPAWSPDGTRIAFASERGGDPVEGSPYRIHVLDLANGELTRVTGLTGQDRPLQDGPWEDFDPTWSPDGRRVLFVRAKAVSLPTGPGLEARTIAAVPAGAAGPVVVEHTETTAAQVMTPALAPDGRRLAYLRVTAAPSASCALVVDGTPVALAGDLAPVPPRWTPAGELLLTVDGHFTLVRPEKPARTEPIPFEGELPVDRPRYRTKDYDLGEERVRPVRGIHLPALSPDGRHIAFAALNSLWLAGISGGRPPERLRKSGPTRYLLAPVWARDGRSLVYADDRDGLLGVYRRDLATGEETALATGGRVHPALSPDGKRLACLDMTGRLVLRDLGSGAERVLVTPLGGGGLPGRPSWSPDGRYLALCDRNRLNLRFREGYNVIRIVDTTTGTDRLHAVAPHVCIADRYDSGPVWSPDGRWMAVVVESALCVLPVAPDGTPTGAPRTLASEPADHPSWSGDSKTLLYLSAGSLRLIGIDGHDRRTVRVPLDQHRTAPADTVVHAGRLWDGTGESVRDDVDIVVRGGRVAEVAPHRARGRGALRRIDASNRTVIPGLWDTHTHPWQSTYGGRQTVGQLTYGITTAVSLGGFAYEQARIREAVAVGQLAGPRLLTTGELLDGSRVAYSMGRAHRTRDGLRRSLERGAALDWDFVKTYVRAPSWVMEEAARFAHERLGVRSGSHLLSPGVQSGQDLTTHLLATQRGEFGHAVSATGRAYEDVVEIYTGQGANFALVATPFTSAPLLGADPGLADDTRVTVVMPPWDSAAVRRSAGVPPTAAQLATLLTETDVYRRVLAAGGLVALGTDQPLVPVGLSLHLALRALHRGGLSPAGALRTATVLPSRLFGLDGDLGTVEPGKLADLTVVDGDPFEDFDTLVRTVSVLRGGTPYVTRDLVAAFEPPSKVSASASASARWRDVTEDDWLEVGRLMRRDGCCHTGSL, encoded by the coding sequence ATGGAACGTGACCGGAGCTCCGAAGCCTTCCCCACCTCCCGTCCCTCCCCGCTTTCCCCGCGCTCGCTTCTCTCTCGTCCTTCCCGTCGTCAACTCCTCGCCGCGGCAGGCGTCGCGGGTGTCGTGGGCGTTTCCTCCACCGCCCGCAGCGCCGTTCCGGCCGCGGCGAGCGGTCGCGCCGCGCTCTCCCTGTCGTTCTCGGAGGCCACCAACGGCGCGGCCACGCTCTCGCCGGCAGGTGACGGGCTGATCGTCGAGATCCAGCATGTGCTGTGGTCGCTCCCACGTACCGGCGGCCGTGCCGTGCCCCTCACCCCGGCCGGCCTCGAACCCGACCGGCCCACACACTCCCCGGACGGCCAGCTCATCGCGTTCTGCGCGTACCAGGGCGGTGGCTACCACCTGTGGACCATGCGCCCCGACGGCTCGGACGTACGGCAGCGCACCGACGGCCCCTGGGACGATCGCGCCCCGGCCTGGTCCCCGGACGGCACCCGGATCGCCTTCGCCTCCGAGCGGGGCGGCGACCCGGTCGAGGGCAGCCCGTACCGCATCCACGTCCTGGACCTGGCAAACGGCGAACTGACCCGCGTCACCGGGCTCACCGGTCAGGACAGACCCTTGCAGGACGGCCCCTGGGAGGACTTCGACCCCACCTGGTCGCCGGACGGCAGGCGCGTCCTCTTCGTCCGCGCGAAGGCCGTCTCCCTGCCCACGGGGCCCGGCCTCGAAGCCCGCACCATCGCCGCGGTACCGGCCGGCGCCGCGGGCCCGGTCGTCGTCGAGCACACGGAGACCACGGCCGCGCAGGTCATGACCCCGGCCCTCGCCCCCGACGGCCGCCGCCTCGCGTACCTGCGCGTCACCGCTGCCCCGAGCGCCTCCTGCGCCCTCGTCGTCGACGGCACGCCCGTCGCGCTCGCCGGAGACCTCGCACCCGTGCCGCCACGCTGGACCCCGGCGGGGGAACTGCTCCTCACCGTGGACGGCCACTTCACCCTCGTACGACCGGAGAAGCCGGCGCGGACCGAGCCGATCCCCTTCGAGGGCGAACTGCCGGTGGACCGGCCGCGGTACCGGACCAAGGACTACGACCTCGGCGAGGAGCGGGTGCGCCCGGTGCGGGGCATCCACCTGCCCGCGCTGTCCCCCGACGGACGGCACATCGCCTTCGCCGCCCTCAACTCGCTCTGGCTGGCCGGAATCTCGGGCGGGCGCCCGCCCGAGCGACTGCGGAAGTCCGGACCGACCCGCTATCTGCTCGCACCGGTCTGGGCACGCGACGGACGGTCCCTCGTGTACGCCGACGACCGCGACGGACTGCTCGGCGTGTACCGGCGCGATCTCGCCACCGGCGAGGAGACCGCGCTCGCCACGGGCGGGCGGGTCCATCCCGCGCTCTCGCCCGACGGGAAGCGGCTCGCCTGTCTCGACATGACCGGAAGGCTCGTCCTGCGCGATCTGGGCAGCGGTGCGGAACGCGTCCTGGTGACCCCGCTCGGCGGCGGCGGGCTGCCCGGACGCCCCAGTTGGTCGCCCGACGGCAGATACCTCGCGCTGTGCGACCGCAACCGCCTCAACCTCCGCTTCCGCGAGGGCTACAACGTCATCAGGATCGTCGACACCACGACCGGCACCGACCGCCTCCACGCCGTCGCACCCCACGTCTGCATCGCCGACCGCTACGACTCCGGACCCGTCTGGTCACCCGACGGACGCTGGATGGCGGTCGTCGTCGAGTCCGCGCTGTGCGTGCTGCCCGTCGCCCCCGACGGCACCCCGACCGGCGCCCCGCGCACCCTCGCCAGCGAACCCGCCGACCACCCCTCCTGGTCCGGCGACTCGAAAACTCTCCTGTACCTCTCGGCGGGCAGCCTGCGGCTCATCGGCATCGACGGGCACGACCGCCGCACCGTCCGGGTCCCGCTCGACCAGCACCGGACCGCCCCCGCCGACACGGTGGTGCACGCCGGGCGCCTGTGGGACGGCACCGGCGAGTCGGTCAGGGACGACGTGGACATCGTCGTACGCGGCGGACGCGTCGCCGAAGTCGCGCCGCACCGGGCCCGCGGCCGAGGCGCCCTCCGCAGGATCGACGCCTCGAACCGCACCGTGATCCCCGGGCTGTGGGACACCCACACCCACCCCTGGCAGAGCACGTATGGAGGCCGCCAGACCGTCGGTCAACTGACCTACGGGATCACGACGGCCGTCTCCCTGGGCGGATTCGCCTACGAGCAGGCCCGCATCCGCGAGGCGGTGGCCGTCGGTCAGCTCGCCGGACCCCGCCTGCTGACCACCGGCGAACTGCTCGACGGCTCGCGGGTCGCCTACAGCATGGGGCGCGCCCACCGCACGAGGGACGGTCTGCGCAGGTCGCTGGAGCGGGGTGCGGCCCTGGACTGGGACTTCGTCAAGACCTACGTGCGAGCGCCGAGTTGGGTGATGGAGGAAGCGGCGCGATTCGCGCACGAACGGCTCGGGGTGCGCTCGGGGAGCCATCTCCTGTCACCAGGCGTCCAGAGCGGACAGGACCTGACGACCCATCTGCTGGCCACTCAGCGCGGGGAGTTCGGTCACGCGGTGAGCGCCACCGGACGGGCCTACGAGGACGTCGTGGAGATCTACACCGGGCAGGGCGCCAACTTCGCCCTCGTCGCCACGCCGTTCACCTCCGCGCCGCTGCTCGGCGCCGATCCGGGGCTCGCCGACGACACCCGCGTCACCGTCGTCATGCCCCCGTGGGACTCCGCCGCCGTACGGCGGTCCGCGGGCGTGCCGCCCACCGCGGCCCAACTGGCCACCCTGCTCACCGAGACGGACGTATACCGGCGGGTACTGGCCGCGGGCGGTCTCGTCGCGCTCGGCACGGACCAGCCGCTGGTACCGGTCGGGCTCTCCCTGCACCTGGCTCTGCGGGCCCTGCACCGCGGCGGGCTGTCACCGGCCGGGGCGCTGCGCACCGCGACCGTCCTGCCGTCCCGCCTCTTCGGCCTCGACGGCGACCTCGGCACCGTAGAGCCGGGGAAGCTCGCCGATCTCACGGTGGTGGACGGCGATCCCTTCGAGGACTTCGACACCCTCGTCCGCACGGTGTCGGTGCTGAGGGGCGGAACGCCGTACGTGACGCGGGACCTGGTGGCCGCTTTCGAGCCGCCGTCGAAGGTCTCCGCGTCCGCGTCGGCGTCGGCGCGGTGGCGCGACGTGACCGAGGACGACTGGCTCGAAGTGGGGCGGCTGATGCGCAGGGACGGCTGTTGCCATACGGGTTCACTGTGA
- a CDS encoding serine/threonine protein kinase — protein sequence MVKVQVSTNELVAGRYRLLEGVHHEEGREGWHGQDVESERPVTLTRSRLPAHLREEAELRTAVRITRESEALGLVCPGRVSVVVDVVEDKDFLWTVTARPEGVPLSALLGHGPVDYVRAARIGLGVLDVLGAAHQEGITHGDLSPGQVWVEERGGVTVAGFGLMGASASPRLTAPSYASPEQARGEGGGPATDLWALGAIMYEMVEGRPAIRDRGGLEATFRAVERLPIRAPLSAGPLSPAIQGLLRRDPVERVPESVVREALTRILKAELDEDSMPTETLPVFRDLDAPPARRVWGKVPLSRPVLLGGALAVTVVCFAGLTAAGGLSERGTSASGPAPSPKVSATPSPTPSASPSSTVAQQAPSTSPSPFFLIRFRLPFAVPHPHRGSADRLLPLHRAPGLLRRTAQGLEAGTDREFPRRLLSGHARRERRPAHTGRHLQHPAHLGPRRGLARGGHLAARRLHRVRTAG from the coding sequence ATGGTCAAGGTGCAAGTCTCCACGAATGAGTTGGTCGCCGGAAGATACCGACTGCTGGAGGGTGTCCACCACGAGGAGGGGCGTGAGGGCTGGCACGGTCAGGACGTCGAGTCCGAGCGGCCGGTCACCCTGACGCGCTCCCGTCTCCCGGCCCATCTCCGTGAGGAGGCGGAGCTTCGCACCGCCGTCCGGATCACCCGGGAGTCCGAGGCCCTGGGGCTGGTCTGCCCCGGGCGGGTGTCCGTCGTCGTCGATGTCGTCGAGGACAAGGACTTCCTCTGGACGGTCACCGCACGGCCGGAGGGGGTTCCGCTGAGCGCGCTCCTCGGGCACGGCCCGGTGGACTACGTCCGCGCGGCCCGGATCGGGCTCGGTGTCCTCGACGTCCTGGGCGCGGCCCATCAGGAAGGGATCACACACGGCGACCTCAGCCCCGGCCAGGTGTGGGTGGAGGAGCGCGGCGGGGTCACGGTGGCCGGCTTCGGGCTGATGGGGGCCAGCGCCTCTCCGCGCCTCACGGCACCGTCGTACGCCTCTCCCGAGCAGGCCCGTGGCGAGGGCGGTGGACCGGCCACGGACCTGTGGGCGCTGGGCGCGATCATGTACGAGATGGTCGAGGGCCGGCCGGCCATCCGGGACCGGGGAGGGCTCGAAGCGACGTTCCGCGCCGTGGAACGGCTGCCCATCCGGGCCCCGTTGAGCGCCGGGCCGCTCAGTCCGGCCATTCAGGGGCTCCTGCGCAGGGATCCGGTGGAGCGGGTGCCCGAGTCGGTCGTGCGGGAGGCGCTCACGCGCATTCTCAAGGCGGAACTCGACGAGGACTCGATGCCCACCGAGACCCTGCCGGTCTTCCGGGACCTCGACGCCCCGCCGGCGAGGCGGGTGTGGGGCAAGGTGCCCCTCAGCCGCCCGGTGCTGCTGGGCGGGGCGCTGGCCGTGACGGTCGTCTGCTTCGCCGGACTCACCGCGGCGGGCGGGCTGTCCGAGCGCGGCACCTCCGCGTCCGGTCCCGCGCCGTCCCCCAAGGTTTCCGCCACCCCGTCGCCCACGCCGAGCGCCTCGCCCAGCAGCACCGTTGCCCAGCAGGCCCCGTCGACGTCCCCCTCCCCCTTCTTCCTCATCCGCTTCCGCCTCCCCTTCGCCGTCCCACACCCTCACCGAGGATCCGCCGACCGGCTTCTTCCGCTACACCGCGCCCCAGGGCTTCTCCGTCGCACTGCCCAAGGGCTGGAAGCCGGTACGGACCGAGAGTTCCCCCGACGGCTCCTATCGGGTCACGCTCGGCGCGAGCGGCGACCCGCGCACACTGGTCGTCACCTACAGCACCCGGCTCACCTCGGACCCCGTCGCGGTCTGGCGCGAGGTGGACACCTCGCTGCGCGGCGACTCCATCGCGTACGAACGGCTGGGTGA
- a CDS encoding 4-hydroxybenzoate 3-monooxygenase yields MINPSPTSAPAPRVPVVIIGAGPAGLTVANILRAASVDCVVLETESREFVEQRPRAGFIEEWAVRALRHRGLADRLVERAQAHSECEFRIDGEQHRFRYATLTGDRHFVYPQPLLVTDLVREYADVKGGEILFGVRDVALHGIDGDRPTVLYTDPRTGERRRIDCDIVAGCDGARGVTRAHVAPDRGTVARYDYGVGWLALLAEAPPSSDCVVFGVHPRGFGAHMARSPEVTRYYLEVAPGEDPENWSHDRVWSELHARLSATGAPALTEGPLIEKRVLDMHSYVVEPMTYGRLFLAGDSAHLVAPIAAKGMNLALHDALLLADALVAYYLRGDSDGLRGYSAACLRRVWEYQEFSRWFAELLHGPSSGDPFRAGSARARLRRILGSPAAAATFAESYIGKVTGPMAMTTP; encoded by the coding sequence ATGATCAACCCCTCCCCCACATCCGCGCCGGCGCCGCGCGTCCCCGTCGTCATCATCGGTGCGGGACCTGCCGGGCTCACCGTCGCCAACATCCTGCGGGCCGCGTCCGTCGACTGCGTGGTCCTGGAGACCGAGAGCCGGGAGTTCGTCGAACAGCGGCCCCGCGCCGGATTCATCGAGGAGTGGGCGGTGCGGGCGCTGCGTCATCGGGGGCTGGCCGACCGGCTGGTGGAGCGGGCACAGGCACACAGCGAGTGCGAGTTCCGGATCGACGGCGAGCAGCACCGCTTCCGGTACGCGACGCTGACCGGGGACCGGCACTTCGTCTATCCGCAGCCGCTGCTGGTGACGGACCTGGTACGCGAGTACGCCGACGTGAAGGGCGGCGAGATCCTTTTCGGTGTGCGGGACGTCGCCCTGCACGGCATCGACGGCGACCGCCCGACGGTGCTCTACACCGATCCGCGGACGGGTGAGCGCCGGCGGATCGACTGCGACATCGTCGCCGGCTGCGACGGCGCGCGCGGGGTGACCCGCGCCCATGTGGCCCCGGACCGGGGCACGGTGGCCCGGTACGACTACGGGGTCGGCTGGCTGGCGCTGCTCGCCGAGGCGCCGCCGTCCAGCGACTGCGTCGTCTTCGGTGTCCACCCGCGCGGATTCGGCGCCCACATGGCCCGCAGCCCCGAGGTCACCCGCTACTACCTGGAGGTGGCGCCCGGTGAGGACCCGGAGAACTGGTCGCACGACCGCGTCTGGTCGGAGCTGCACGCCCGGCTGTCGGCCACCGGAGCCCCGGCTCTCACCGAGGGGCCGCTGATCGAGAAACGCGTCCTCGACATGCACAGTTACGTCGTGGAGCCGATGACGTACGGGCGGCTGTTCCTGGCCGGAGACTCCGCGCACCTCGTCGCGCCGATCGCCGCGAAGGGCATGAACCTCGCACTGCACGACGCCCTGCTGCTGGCCGACGCGCTCGTCGCCTACTACCTCAGAGGGGACTCCGACGGACTGCGCGGCTACTCTGCGGCCTGTCTGCGGCGGGTGTGGGAGTACCAGGAATTCTCCCGGTGGTTCGCGGAGTTGCTGCACGGACCGTCCTCGGGCGATCCCTTCCGGGCGGGTTCCGCGCGAGCCCGCCTGCGACGGATCCTCGGCTCACCCGCGGCGGCGGCCACCTTCGCCGAGTCGTACATCGGCAAGGTCACCGGCCCGATGGCCATGACGACGCCGTGA